TTCAAAGTGATCAATGAAGCCTATCAGGTGCTAAGTGACGATGAAAAAAGATCGATCTATGACCGTTATGGCAAAGCCGGACTTGAAGGCCAAGGTATGGGTGGCGGCTTCGGCAGTGCAAACATGGATGATATTATGGATATCTTTAACTCCATGTTTGGCGGAAGCAGCGGTTTTGGCGGTTTCGGAGGTTTTGGCCAAACTAGACGAGACCCGGGACAAAAGTATGCACTGGACTTTGAAATAGAACTTCCGCTAAAGTTCAATGAAGCAATATTCGGCTGTGAAAAGAAGATAGATATTACGTATAAAGTACCGTGCGATGATTGTCAGGGTACAGGGGCAAAAGATGGAAAACTGGAAACCTGTGACTACTGTGGCGGTCAAGGCCAGGTAGTGATGCGCCAAGGACGTATGCAGTTTGCGCAAACCTGTCCAAAGTGTCACGGTGAAGGAAGAAAAGCAACTGAGAAGTGTCCAAGCTGTAGTGGGAAAGGCTATAAAACAAAAGACGAGACTATTACGATCAATATCCCTGCAGGTGTTGACTCTGGCAACCGCCTTAGGGCACAAGGTTACGGGAATGAAGATAGACATGGTAGACGTGGAGATCTCTACCTTACATTTATCGTTGAAGAGGATGAGAACTTCATCCGTAACGGCAACGATATCTATATAGAAGTTCCGGTATTCTTCACGCAAGCAATCTTGGGAGAGACACTCACAATCCCTACATTAGATGGAGAAACTGAGCTTGAACTAAAACAGGGTACAAAAGACAAAGAACAGTTCATCTTTGAGGGAGAAGGTGTTGCAGATGTTCATAGCGGACGTAAAGGCCGTCTGATCGCTCAAGTGAAAATGGTACTACCTAAAAAGATCAATGACGAGCAGCGTGAGCTGCTTGAAAAACTGCAGGAGAGCTACGGCGTAGAAAGTAGACCGCACAAAAGTACTTTCGAATCAGCATTCGACAGAGTTAAAAGCTGGTTTGGCAACTAGCTTTTAGCTTTTTTTGTCTTCCAATAAAAGAGCCGGGCCTTCTCCCTGTTCTTTGAGTAGTTTCACTAACTCTTTTTTAACATTTTTATCTATCTTTTCATCCACTACGATCTCTAACATTTTTGTGATCTTTTCGTGATGCTGCTGACTTGCCTGCATAAACTCTTCATGTCTTAAAGATTCTTCATGCATCTTGGCTTCATGGGCTTTATTCTTTTTATGTATCCATAGCAGAAAAAGTAAAATAATCAATACAAGTAACGTACTTACGATGATCACGATTTGATACAGTCTATTTTGATTGCCCTGATTAGATAGAAGCCGTTTTTCCTGAAGCAAAGTAAGTTCTTTCTCCTGAGCAAGTTTCATACCCTGCAGCTCTTTTTCATAGGCTAATTTGTTTTCCTGTAATTTGGCTGCCTCTTGTGCTTGCAGTTTTGTCTGCTCCAGCTCCAATGTTTTAAGTTGTTGAAGTTTCTCTGCTTCAATTTTAGCTAAAGTGACCTGGTTGGCCCCGACCAGTTTTTGGAGTTCCAAAGTTTCATTCACTTCTTTGTATTTTTTCTGATCAGATGCTAAAGCCTCCTGTTTTTTCGTCGGGTCTTCCATCAGACGGGCCTTAGAAATAGTACCCTGCTCACATCCATACAACATTAC
This is a stretch of genomic DNA from Sulfurovum zhangzhouensis. It encodes these proteins:
- the dnaJ gene encoding molecular chaperone DnaJ produces the protein MTELDYYEILEVSKECSGSELKKSYRKLAMKYHPDRNPDDKEAEEKFKVINEAYQVLSDDEKRSIYDRYGKAGLEGQGMGGGFGSANMDDIMDIFNSMFGGSSGFGGFGGFGQTRRDPGQKYALDFEIELPLKFNEAIFGCEKKIDITYKVPCDDCQGTGAKDGKLETCDYCGGQGQVVMRQGRMQFAQTCPKCHGEGRKATEKCPSCSGKGYKTKDETITINIPAGVDSGNRLRAQGYGNEDRHGRRGDLYLTFIVEEDENFIRNGNDIYIEVPVFFTQAILGETLTIPTLDGETELELKQGTKDKEQFIFEGEGVADVHSGRKGRLIAQVKMVLPKKINDEQRELLEKLQESYGVESRPHKSTFESAFDRVKSWFGN